The DNA segment ATATTGGCGGCAGCTATCTACCGGATAAGGATGGCTCGCTATTGTCGGATAATGCGCTCGCGTGGATGATGGCCGAGGCCGAGCGGTTTAATTTGAGCTTAGAGCCGCACCTAGCGGCGAGTTTGCATCCCAATCCTTTGGCGACTTTACACGACTCGCGCCGCAGTTTTTACCGAATTAAGCAATCCTATTTGCGCCCAATTGATCCTAACGTCGCGCCCGTGTTGCTGCACCGCTCGGTGAAAATCCGCTGGGAGCAAGACCCTAAATATCGGCCTAAGAATCTGCAGACCTACCTTGAGCAGTACGGCTGGCCAGAAGAATTCATCGATTAAATATAAGGAATATCATGTTAATGCGACGCTTTATTGCCCTCGGCCTAAGCTTGGCGCTGTTACCCATAACGGCGCTGGCCGAGCCTGCAAAACGTATTATTGCGCTTTCGCCCCATGCGGTTGAAATGCTCTATGCCATTGGCGCGGGGAGTCGATTGTGGCCGCGACAGATTATGCGGATTATCCCGAAGCGGCGAAAAAATCCCCAGTATCGGGGGTATTATGGGATCCAGATTGAGCGGGTATTAGAGTTAAATCCCGATCTGATTGTGGTATGGGATACGGGTAATAAAGCTGAGGATATCAATCAACTCAAAAGCTTAGGTTTTAAACTCTATAGCAGTTCCCCAAAGATGCTTGAGGATGTTGCCAAAGAAATTGAGGAGTTAGGAGCGCTCACGGGGCGCACTGAGCAGGCGAGCCAAGTGGCGGCCGATTATCGCAGTGAGCTGCTGCAATTACGCAGTGAGAATGCCGCGAAATCCGAGCCAAAGGTGTTTTATCAGCTGTGGTCTACGCCGTTAATGACGGTCGCGAAAAACAGTTGGATCCAGCAGATTATCGGTGTGTGTCATGGCAAAAACGTTTTTTACGATGCCGCGAGTGATTACCCGCAGGTGAGTTTAGAGAATGTGTTAATGACCTTGCCCGAGGTGATTTTACAGAGCGAAGAGGAAGGCAATGTCAAAGGGGTTGATTGGAGCAAATGGACC comes from the Shewanella seohaensis genome and includes:
- a CDS encoding cobalamin-binding protein, encoding MLMRRFIALGLSLALLPITALAEPAKRIIALSPHAVEMLYAIGAGSRLWPRQIMRIIPKRRKNPQYRGYYGIQIERVLELNPDLIVVWDTGNKAEDINQLKSLGFKLYSSSPKMLEDVAKEIEELGALTGRTEQASQVAADYRSELLQLRSENAAKSEPKVFYQLWSTPLMTVAKNSWIQQIIGVCHGKNVFYDAASDYPQVSLENVLMTLPEVILQSEEEGNVKGVDWSKWTEIPAVKNQHIYQLNADLLHRATPRALLGVKAVCDALDKAR